Proteins found in one Nocardia brasiliensis ATCC 700358 genomic segment:
- a CDS encoding glutamine synthetase family protein yields the protein MEAVEQFLKENSITMVELATPDMTGALRGKRIPVESFLANGMSDGVGLSSAVLAWDYRMEVIETADYSWSNGYPDIFLRPDVATLRLVPWKPKTALVFCDVVDAAGELAAIAPREVLRCVVADVENAGLAPYIAMETEFYALDGESLRARGDRNPVYSLHDNHYLEPFLDEICAMLLSADVEVEACGAEYAPGQVEINLTPSDPVTAADSLLFFRYAVKQLAPRHGYRATFMAKPFGDLSGSGLHIHQSMWGQDKSNAFWDARTGGLSAVGGNYVAGLLKYAAELQLVAVPTPNGYKRVTDHSFAPTNLSWGLDNRCAAVRVLIRDAKGTRVETRIAAADANPYLLAAAQLAAGSAGVTEGLTPAEPAANSYVSEEYSPLPTNIWAAATLFGESEFARRALGTGTVQNLYQVARSEAAAGQREVTEWERARYLDSV from the coding sequence ATGGAAGCGGTAGAGCAATTCCTGAAAGAGAATTCGATCACGATGGTCGAACTCGCCACCCCCGATATGACCGGCGCCCTTCGCGGAAAGAGAATCCCGGTCGAATCCTTTCTGGCCAACGGAATGTCGGACGGGGTCGGTCTTTCCTCGGCGGTTTTGGCCTGGGATTACCGGATGGAGGTCATCGAGACCGCCGACTACAGCTGGTCGAACGGATATCCCGATATCTTCCTGCGGCCCGACGTGGCGACCTTGCGGCTGGTGCCGTGGAAGCCGAAGACGGCGCTGGTCTTCTGTGACGTGGTGGACGCAGCAGGCGAACTGGCCGCGATCGCGCCGCGCGAGGTCCTGCGCTGCGTGGTCGCCGATGTCGAAAACGCCGGGCTCGCACCGTATATCGCGATGGAGACCGAGTTCTACGCGCTCGACGGCGAGTCGCTGCGCGCGCGGGGAGATCGCAACCCGGTCTACAGCCTGCACGACAACCATTACCTGGAGCCGTTTCTCGACGAGATCTGCGCCATGCTGCTGAGCGCCGACGTCGAGGTCGAGGCGTGCGGCGCCGAGTACGCGCCCGGTCAGGTCGAGATCAACCTGACCCCCTCCGATCCCGTCACCGCGGCCGACAGCCTGCTGTTCTTCCGTTATGCGGTCAAGCAGCTCGCACCGCGGCACGGGTATCGCGCCACGTTCATGGCGAAGCCGTTCGGCGATCTGTCCGGCAGCGGGTTGCACATCCATCAGAGCATGTGGGGGCAAGACAAGAGCAACGCGTTCTGGGATGCGCGGACCGGCGGATTGAGTGCGGTCGGCGGCAATTATGTTGCGGGACTGCTGAAGTACGCGGCGGAGCTGCAACTCGTCGCGGTGCCGACGCCCAACGGCTACAAGCGGGTGACGGACCATTCGTTCGCGCCGACGAACCTGTCCTGGGGTTTGGACAATCGGTGCGCCGCCGTGCGGGTGCTGATCCGGGATGCCAAGGGCACCCGGGTGGAAACGCGGATCGCCGCCGCCGACGCCAATCCCTATCTACTCGCCGCAGCCCAGCTCGCGGCGGGCTCGGCCGGCGTCACCGAAGGGCTGACGCCGGCCGAGCCCGCCGCGAACTCCTATGTGTCGGAAGAATATTCGCCGCTGCCGACAAACATTTGGGCGGCGGCAACGCTTTTCGGCGAGAGCGAATTCGCCCGGCGGGCCCTCGGCACGGGGACCGTGCAGAACCTGTACCAGGTGGCGCGCAGCGAGGCCGCGGCGGGCCAGCGAGAAGTGACCGAATGGGAGCGCGCGCGGTATCTGGATTCGGTGTAG
- the asnB gene encoding asparagine synthase (glutamine-hydrolyzing), whose protein sequence is MCGVVGFIDSGLRKDQRLDLVRRGIRAIAHRGPDEVGLYDSADFTLGTVRLSVIDPRLGQQPMVTPDQRYIAGFNGEVFNYLELRSELEGYGVRFRTNSDTEVLLHSFAYWGLDALSRLNGQYGFVFYDKWERTLILGRDRFGERPMFYTEQDGTLYFASEIKGLFAFPRVPRELAADKVRRAMRYWSPVPGETCFTGIDAIPPGHILTVRDGQAELSKYYHGIARQDAVAPPKSFEEAKSGLREVIRDSVRLRLRGDYPLGTYISGGIDSAVISSVMSELIGEPLTTFSIDAADSPVDESPYQQAMVDRLGSRHTRIPVSRAQVRERFPHVVRQCEQPLHFTAPVAYGVMAEHVGLAGVRIILGGEGADELFAGYDVAKEATILERCLRGGSFAGAAEELELALNDMRYSDATNAAAILRFYADRADRDFTLGAHLRRFETEPVDQLIAATGDVYDDHAVLLRRLRTEFPDFDRRPAIDRSMLVDMHTFLIGYGMTCLGDRAGTGYGVEGRYPFMDSHVVQYAAALPVDWKLNGARAKHILREAYSDRLPHGIVNRPKFGMRLPGAEALLPDGDDWVAAVLSPSTIKRVGFLVPEAVDRLVDRVTGSRSPRVPYPFGDAYVHLLSVLLMEEFLIHDFQVPEVDIDRIMMRDIDGDHDPVGTAAR, encoded by the coding sequence GTGTGTGGTGTGGTCGGATTCATCGACAGCGGATTACGGAAAGACCAGCGGCTGGACCTGGTGCGTCGCGGGATCCGGGCGATCGCGCATCGCGGTCCGGACGAAGTAGGCCTCTACGACAGCGCCGATTTCACCCTCGGCACCGTCCGGCTCTCGGTCATCGACCCGAGGCTCGGCCAGCAACCCATGGTCACGCCGGATCAGCGGTACATCGCCGGATTCAACGGCGAGGTGTTCAACTATCTCGAACTGCGCAGCGAACTGGAGGGCTACGGCGTTCGTTTCCGGACGAACTCCGATACCGAGGTGCTGCTGCATTCCTTCGCCTACTGGGGCCTCGACGCGCTGTCCCGATTGAACGGCCAATACGGTTTCGTGTTCTACGACAAGTGGGAACGGACCCTGATCCTGGGCCGGGACCGCTTCGGTGAGCGGCCGATGTTCTACACCGAGCAAGACGGCACGCTCTATTTCGCGTCCGAGATCAAGGGACTGTTCGCGTTTCCGCGGGTGCCGCGCGAGCTGGCCGCGGACAAGGTGCGGCGCGCGATGCGGTATTGGAGCCCGGTCCCGGGGGAGACCTGCTTCACCGGCATCGACGCGATCCCGCCGGGACACATCCTCACCGTCCGGGACGGGCAGGCGGAGCTGTCGAAGTATTACCACGGCATCGCGCGCCAGGATGCCGTCGCGCCGCCGAAGTCCTTCGAGGAGGCCAAGAGCGGGCTGCGGGAGGTGATCCGGGACTCGGTGCGGCTGCGGCTGCGCGGCGACTATCCGCTGGGCACCTACATCAGCGGCGGCATCGACTCGGCCGTCATCTCCTCGGTGATGAGCGAGCTGATCGGGGAGCCGCTCACCACGTTCTCCATCGACGCAGCGGACAGTCCGGTGGACGAGTCGCCGTACCAGCAGGCCATGGTGGACCGGCTGGGCAGCAGGCACACCCGGATACCGGTATCGCGTGCGCAGGTCCGGGAACGGTTCCCGCATGTCGTGCGGCAGTGCGAGCAACCGTTGCATTTCACCGCGCCGGTGGCCTACGGCGTGATGGCCGAGCACGTGGGGCTGGCCGGGGTGCGCATCATCCTCGGCGGCGAGGGCGCCGACGAACTGTTCGCCGGCTACGACGTGGCCAAAGAGGCGACGATCCTCGAACGGTGTTTGCGCGGTGGGTCTTTCGCGGGCGCGGCGGAGGAACTGGAGCTGGCGCTGAACGATATGCGCTACAGCGATGCCACCAATGCCGCCGCGATCCTGCGCTTCTACGCCGACCGCGCGGACCGTGACTTCACCCTCGGCGCCCACCTGCGGCGCTTCGAAACCGAGCCGGTCGACCAGCTCATCGCCGCGACCGGCGACGTCTACGACGACCACGCGGTGCTGCTGCGCCGGTTGCGGACCGAGTTCCCCGATTTCGACCGGCGGCCCGCGATCGACCGATCGATGCTCGTCGACATGCACACGTTCCTGATCGGCTACGGGATGACGTGCCTGGGTGACCGAGCCGGCACGGGTTACGGCGTCGAAGGCCGCTACCCGTTCATGGACTCGCACGTAGTGCAGTACGCGGCAGCGTTGCCGGTCGACTGGAAGCTGAACGGCGCGCGGGCGAAACATATTCTGCGCGAGGCCTATTCCGATCGGCTGCCGCACGGCATCGTCAACCGGCCGAAGTTCGGGATGCGACTGCCCGGCGCCGAGGCGCTGCTGCCCGACGGCGACGACTGGGTCGCCGCGGTGCTGAGCCCGTCCACGATCAAGCGGGTCGGGTTCCTGGTGCCCGAGGCGGTGGACCGGCTCGTCGACCGGGTGACCGGATCGCGGTCGCCCCGGGTGCCGTATCCGTTCGGCGACGCCTATGTGCACCTGCTCAGCGTGCTGCTGATGGAGGAGTTCCTGATCCACGACTTCCAGGTGCCCGAGGTCGACATCGACCGCATCATGATGCGCGACATCGACGGGGACCACGACCCGGTGGGCACGGCCGCGCGCTGA